A stretch of Gorilla gorilla gorilla isolate KB3781 chromosome 9, NHGRI_mGorGor1-v2.1_pri, whole genome shotgun sequence DNA encodes these proteins:
- the LOC101146468 gene encoding LOW QUALITY PROTEIN: uncharacterized protein (The sequence of the model RefSeq protein was modified relative to this genomic sequence to represent the inferred CDS: inserted 1 base in 1 codon) has protein sequence MMDLESTGXPCPGSCSLWKAAGAGMPNGLNELLGDSLGLVNGEPTLTVRPNPTANNRAALGGSGLPVPGTGSGRGGRRCGSSARSAKLLCLGGRGHWATCSRGCPQAGLPGFLTARLAGNDAAPWHSEVRRWLLSARGGAGGGGQRCPGSPWTLWRVGWGRGDLCLDHTLVPHSWHTGIPCLQVVLCSRGEGTTSNPLTEALCLSQEAPNTLVFLTACPNCSSEPAAPFPAPTVPLRTPLPYFLSSPTALSFIQAVGGNGGEHGLWSQIAWVQILALLSSDCVTLGQFLYFSASVFSSVKLTGWWHLSHRVSVRVAGTLPQAQ, from the exons ATGATGGATCTGGAATCCACGG TCCCCTGCCCAGGATCGTGCAGCCTGTGGAAGGCAGCAGGCGCCGGGATGCCGAATGGATTGAATGAGCTTCTCGGGGATTCCCTGGGCTTGGTGAACGGAGAGCCCACCCTGACGGTCAGGCCTAACCCCACCGCCAATAACAGAGCAGCCCTAGGTGGAAGTGGGCTGCCTGTGCCTGGCACTGGGAGCGGCAGAGGCGGCCGCCGCTGTGGAAGTAGCGCCCGCAGTGCCAAGCTCCTGTGCCTGGGAGGACGCGGGCACTGGGCGACCTGCAGTCGGGGCTGCCCCCAGGCAGGGCTCCCTGGCTTTCTCACAGCGCGGCTCGCGGGAAACGACGCTGCCCCATGGCACAGTGAAGTAAGGCGATGGCTGCTCTCAGCCAGAggcggggctgggggagggggccaGAGATGCCCCGGGAGCCCCTGGACCCTCTGGAGGGtcgggtgggggaggggagatcTCTGTCTTGACCACACACTTGTACCCCATTCTTGGCACACCGGGATACCTTGCCTGCAGGTAGTGCTCTGCTCTCGGGGAGAGGGCACAACCTCTAATCCTCTGACCGAGGCTCTCTGCCTCTCACAAGAAGCCCCCAACACACTGGTTTTCCTCACAGCCTGCCCCAACTGCTCATCGGAACCTGCAGCCCCCTTCCCTGCCCCAACTGTCCCTCTGCGGACCCCATTACCCTACTTTCTGTCGAGCCCAACTGCCCTATCCTTTATACAGGCTGTCGGGGGCAATGGTGGTGAGCATGGGCTATGGAGtcagattgcctgggttcaaatcctggctctgctatcttctgactgtgtgaccttgggccagtttctttatttctctgcctcagttttctcatctgtaaaattgacgGGATGGTGGCATCTGTCTCATAGAGTGTCTGTGAGGGTAGCGGGCACACTGCCACAGGCACAATGA